From the Hyphomicrobium sp. ghe19 genome, one window contains:
- a CDS encoding class I SAM-dependent methyltransferase → MRIERDIDRTVSFRSSQGTVFRGTLSKLSRRNIVFEIYNPFSPVQMSEVLSDLKVRRGKNLVYQGDAVVTGIVTTSILVVVSATLVNQWSAVDAIISDPAGLGSEVGRFVDEWDRANKLQPNYQLKVADLRSFLSDLSFWLDQVDLAVEGEPGANHTVLDTARFEEIKAPVMPRLTQLFLELEEACRQLDVDEVENHKQLAQRDLLPLMMASPFFNRVYSKPLGYAGDYEMVNMMFRKERRGKTTYGQIINDWLLNGGPPEAHRNRIYMLGKMLDKAAEDAAAADKKVRILNVGCGPVQELQLFLAKNKEAHRFSFDLLDFNAETLAYAKRQIEVATAGSEEPPNVTYILKTVQDLLRQAIELPENSKTYDIIYCAGLFDYLSDRVCTKLVRLFHQWCEPGGRVIVTNVHSSNPVKGLMEHIMEWHLVMRDESDMVRLAPDLGPLKIYTDETGINVFLEIDKPPV, encoded by the coding sequence TTGCGCATCGAACGAGATATTGATCGCACGGTCTCATTCCGGAGCAGCCAGGGAACTGTTTTCCGCGGTACCCTGAGTAAGCTCTCAAGACGCAATATTGTCTTCGAGATCTACAATCCATTTTCGCCCGTCCAGATGAGTGAGGTCCTGAGCGATCTCAAGGTGAGGCGCGGCAAGAACCTCGTCTATCAAGGCGACGCGGTCGTAACCGGCATCGTCACAACAAGCATTTTGGTGGTCGTTTCCGCGACGCTGGTAAATCAGTGGTCGGCCGTTGACGCGATCATCTCGGACCCGGCCGGACTTGGATCCGAAGTCGGCCGTTTCGTCGATGAATGGGACCGGGCCAATAAACTCCAGCCGAACTATCAGCTGAAAGTCGCCGACCTCCGATCGTTTCTGAGCGACTTGAGCTTTTGGCTGGACCAGGTCGACCTGGCAGTCGAAGGTGAGCCGGGCGCCAACCACACCGTCCTCGACACAGCCAGATTTGAAGAAATCAAAGCGCCCGTGATGCCGCGTCTGACGCAGCTCTTCCTCGAACTCGAGGAAGCCTGCCGCCAGCTCGACGTCGACGAAGTTGAAAATCACAAGCAACTTGCCCAGCGCGACCTACTGCCGCTCATGATGGCCTCGCCCTTCTTCAATCGCGTCTATTCCAAGCCTCTCGGCTATGCGGGCGACTATGAGATGGTGAACATGATGTTCCGCAAGGAGCGCCGTGGAAAGACGACCTATGGCCAGATCATTAATGACTGGTTGCTGAACGGAGGACCGCCCGAGGCCCACCGTAACCGCATCTACATGCTCGGGAAAATGCTCGACAAAGCGGCGGAAGACGCGGCCGCAGCGGACAAGAAGGTCCGCATCCTGAACGTCGGCTGCGGTCCGGTCCAGGAACTCCAGCTCTTCCTCGCGAAGAACAAGGAAGCCCATCGCTTCTCATTTGATCTTCTTGATTTTAATGCCGAAACCCTCGCCTACGCCAAACGCCAGATCGAGGTGGCGACCGCCGGCAGCGAAGAACCGCCCAATGTCACGTACATCCTGAAGACGGTGCAGGATCTCCTGCGTCAAGCCATTGAGCTGCCGGAGAATTCCAAGACCTACGACATCATCTATTGCGCCGGCCTCTTCGATTACCTGTCCGATCGTGTTTGCACCAAACTGGTACGCCTCTTCCACCAGTGGTGCGAGCCAGGCGGACGCGTGATCGTTACAAATGTCCACTCGTCAAACCCTGTGAAAGGTTTGATGGAGCATATTATGGAGTGGCATCTGGTGATGCGTGACGAGTCGGATATGGTCCGGCTCGCGCCTGATCTTGGGCCACTAAAGATTTATACAGATGAGACGGGTATCAACGTCTTTCTGGAGATAGATAAACCACCCGTTTGA
- a CDS encoding response regulator — MESFRTDQPVEILIVDDEPQAVKYFKKAFGTRYDVLTATSADEAETLILSGNHNIALVISDQRMPGRSGVSLLNRIRNERPDIIRMLTTAYADLDSAIDAVNKGEILRYISKPWDLRVLEAEIEQAITFYLLKNEYDMLLRDKLSALHRTLLRDRMNDLAMLSGLLPYNNAPLTMYHYLKDAIAETAWRPSAQKAWSQLRIRDHWRIPVEETQRAIELSEVLTTPPLLADAHPSEVDLVAMLTGCADEINRELGGQQVVIHANQPQLAVSADPAAIREIITRLMDPMSQWAAAGSVLLVNVSRDTLDDDTPGVAIQFELRNCEPQRSMQDSVLFTPPLHTAPKRASDYLKASLAIGHIGGTISSPPMENGYKQIHVALPARAKAATKKINALPQQWLQDLSDEYEKWVLGTLEMAA, encoded by the coding sequence ATGGAGTCGTTTCGCACTGATCAGCCGGTCGAGATCCTGATCGTCGACGACGAGCCGCAGGCCGTCAAATATTTCAAGAAAGCCTTCGGCACGCGATATGACGTGCTAACCGCAACGAGCGCGGACGAAGCTGAAACCCTCATTCTCTCCGGCAACCACAACATCGCGCTGGTGATTTCCGACCAGCGCATGCCCGGGCGCAGCGGCGTCAGTCTCCTGAACCGCATCCGTAACGAGCGTCCCGACATCATTCGCATGTTGACGACCGCATATGCCGATCTCGATAGCGCAATCGACGCCGTCAACAAGGGCGAGATCCTCCGCTACATTTCGAAGCCCTGGGACCTCCGCGTGCTCGAAGCCGAAATCGAACAGGCGATCACCTTCTATCTGCTGAAAAACGAATACGACATGCTCCTGCGCGACAAGCTCAGCGCGTTGCATCGCACCCTTTTGCGTGATCGCATGAACGACCTTGCGATGCTGTCGGGCCTGCTGCCCTACAACAACGCTCCGCTCACGATGTATCACTATTTGAAGGATGCGATCGCCGAAACGGCCTGGCGGCCGTCGGCTCAGAAGGCATGGTCGCAGCTCCGCATCAGAGACCACTGGCGAATTCCCGTTGAGGAAACGCAGCGCGCCATCGAACTTTCCGAAGTGCTGACGACGCCGCCCCTGTTGGCGGACGCCCATCCGAGCGAAGTCGATCTCGTCGCCATGCTGACGGGCTGTGCCGACGAGATCAACCGCGAACTCGGCGGCCAACAGGTGGTGATCCATGCGAACCAGCCGCAACTAGCCGTATCCGCCGATCCCGCCGCGATACGCGAGATCATCACGCGTCTGATGGACCCTATGAGCCAGTGGGCTGCAGCCGGCAGCGTGCTGCTCGTCAATGTCTCACGCGACACGCTCGATGATGACACGCCAGGCGTTGCCATTCAGTTCGAGCTCCGCAATTGCGAGCCCCAGCGCTCGATGCAGGATAGCGTGTTGTTCACGCCGCCGCTGCACACCGCCCCCAAGCGTGCGAGCGACTATCTGAAGGCCTCGCTCGCGATCGGCCACATCGGCGGCACGATCAGTTCGCCCCCCATGGAAAACGGCTACAAGCAGATCCACGTTGCGCTTCCGGCACGCGCCAAGGCGGCCACCAAGAAGATCAACGCCCTTCCCCAGCAGTGGCTGCAGGATCTGAGCGACGAATACGAAAAGTGGGTGCTGGGCACGCTCGAAATGGCGGCTTGA
- a CDS encoding ATP-binding protein encodes MDDKSDLRHAFEAEEQELRLRQSKVACILGIVLIPAGITLDSISYSGQFNTLLAIRLVAAGLIAVIYALHFWDRTAAHVRYLTMAGLLIAVASIAVMIGITDGANSTYYNGLFLILFAVGVLAPMQPFEAALLCVSTLGIYIIACLQVSSDADTTKTLMNNLYFLVLTCIISVTAVHFNYRRRFNEFRLKFKLASQHQELSALDRLKSQFFANVSHELRTPLTLILAPVERLKIDVAGLGPSAEQLLDVIENNALRLLRLVNDILSLIRLEEGRATLSKKPVDMAHFLKHTAASMKHLATLKGVNLELQEPTGDLLINADPDALEKIVSNVIANAIKFTPPEGRIDISAHREEEMVTVTISDTGIGIPAEQLPHIFDRFYQVDGSATRRHQGLGLGLALVRELITRHGGTVTATSNAGHGTTFVLRFPHALQVTQSEMSNSEEKPDGLADDPLRTFDRKASARAIMITDNAASAIGQMSDPQAKDERIDLPLLLVVDDEPDMRRYLASMLRENYRIIEAPDGITALDKAKEQKPDLILLDVMLPGVTGLEVCRSLKERAETRGIKIIILTARADEEAKITALKHGADDFLIKPFSGLEVRSRIANLIRASKLETDLYRTNAELKQSLQQLRETEAALVQNARLSALGTMAAGLLHEIGNPLNFMGTALQLAARDPTIQADPDTADTLKDIHAGYERIHRVVTDLRGFTAPHRPEHPRPFHIESAIDHSLRFTAHIQKGITITRNIAADGLVVGSQSTIAQVLVNLIVNAVAAVRSVEEERKPEITITSFVEGDELIVSVKDNGTGIDPKIQTQIFDPFFSTKDVGEGMGLGLAVSHRIIANHGGSLTVKSSLGEWTEFRFNLPISSDKENQVFHGVVSH; translated from the coding sequence ATGGATGACAAGAGCGACTTACGGCACGCCTTCGAGGCTGAGGAGCAAGAGCTTCGGCTAAGGCAGTCGAAAGTCGCTTGTATCCTCGGCATTGTGTTGATCCCGGCAGGGATCACGCTCGATAGCATCAGCTATTCCGGGCAGTTCAATACCTTGCTTGCGATTCGGCTCGTCGCGGCGGGCCTGATCGCGGTCATTTATGCTCTGCACTTCTGGGACAGGACGGCAGCTCACGTTCGCTATCTGACGATGGCGGGCCTGCTGATCGCCGTCGCCTCGATAGCGGTGATGATCGGCATCACCGACGGAGCAAATTCGACCTATTACAACGGCCTCTTCCTCATCCTCTTTGCGGTCGGCGTTCTGGCGCCGATGCAGCCCTTCGAAGCCGCACTTTTGTGCGTCTCGACGCTCGGAATTTACATCATCGCGTGCTTGCAGGTGTCCTCCGACGCGGACACGACGAAGACCTTGATGAACAATCTTTATTTTCTTGTGCTCACCTGCATCATTTCGGTCACCGCCGTTCATTTCAATTACCGCCGCCGCTTCAACGAATTCCGCTTGAAGTTCAAGCTCGCATCTCAGCACCAGGAGCTGTCGGCGCTCGACCGTCTGAAATCGCAGTTCTTCGCCAACGTCAGCCACGAGTTGAGAACGCCGCTGACACTCATTCTGGCGCCGGTCGAACGGCTGAAAATCGACGTCGCGGGCTTGGGCCCATCGGCCGAGCAATTGCTGGATGTCATCGAGAACAATGCGCTTCGGCTCCTGCGTCTTGTGAATGACATTCTGAGCCTGATCCGCCTCGAGGAAGGCCGCGCCACGCTATCGAAGAAGCCAGTCGATATGGCGCACTTCCTGAAGCACACGGCCGCTTCGATGAAGCATCTCGCCACACTGAAGGGCGTGAACCTCGAGCTACAGGAACCGACCGGCGACCTGCTGATCAACGCCGATCCCGACGCCCTCGAGAAGATCGTCAGCAACGTCATCGCCAACGCGATCAAGTTTACGCCGCCTGAAGGTCGCATCGATATTTCCGCCCATCGCGAAGAAGAGATGGTGACGGTCACGATCTCTGACACCGGCATCGGTATCCCGGCTGAGCAGCTTCCTCATATTTTCGATCGCTTCTATCAGGTCGACGGCTCCGCGACCCGCCGCCATCAGGGCCTGGGTTTAGGCCTCGCCCTGGTCCGCGAATTGATCACGCGTCATGGCGGCACCGTCACCGCAACGAGCAATGCAGGCCACGGCACGACATTCGTTTTACGTTTTCCTCATGCCCTGCAGGTTACCCAATCAGAGATGAGCAATTCCGAAGAAAAGCCGGACGGGCTTGCCGACGACCCATTGCGCACCTTCGATCGCAAAGCATCGGCCCGCGCCATCATGATCACCGATAACGCGGCCTCCGCGATAGGGCAGATGAGCGACCCCCAAGCCAAGGATGAACGCATCGATCTCCCGCTCCTCCTCGTTGTCGACGACGAGCCGGATATGCGCCGCTATCTGGCTTCGATGCTGCGCGAGAACTATCGCATCATCGAGGCGCCCGACGGCATCACCGCGCTCGATAAAGCCAAGGAACAGAAGCCCGATCTGATTTTGCTCGACGTCATGCTGCCGGGCGTCACGGGGCTGGAGGTCTGCCGCTCTCTCAAGGAAAGAGCCGAGACGCGCGGCATCAAAATTATCATCCTGACGGCGCGAGCCGACGAGGAAGCCAAGATTACCGCGCTGAAGCATGGCGCCGACGACTTCCTGATAAAGCCGTTCAGCGGCCTGGAAGTCCGCTCGCGCATAGCCAATCTGATCAGGGCTTCAAAGCTCGAAACCGACCTTTACAGGACGAACGCGGAACTGAAACAAAGCCTGCAGCAATTGCGGGAAACTGAGGCAGCCCTGGTTCAAAACGCGCGTCTCAGCGCCCTTGGGACGATGGCCGCCGGCCTGTTGCACGAAATCGGCAACCCGCTGAACTTTATGGGAACGGCGCTGCAATTGGCTGCCCGCGACCCAACCATTCAAGCCGATCCCGACACCGCGGATACGCTGAAGGACATCCACGCGGGCTATGAGCGCATTCACCGCGTCGTAACCGATCTCAGAGGCTTCACCGCGCCGCATCGGCCCGAGCACCCGCGGCCGTTCCACATCGAATCGGCAATCGACCACTCGCTTCGTTTCACGGCGCATATCCAGAAGGGAATAACGATTACGAGGAATATCGCGGCCGATGGGCTTGTCGTCGGCTCGCAGTCGACGATCGCTCAGGTTCTCGTCAACCTCATCGTCAACGCGGTCGCCGCGGTCCGTTCCGTCGAAGAAGAGCGCAAACCTGAAATTACGATTACGTCATTCGTTGAGGGTGACGAACTGATTGTCTCGGTAAAAGACAACGGCACCGGCATCGACCCGAAAATTCAAACCCAGATTTTTGATCCATTTTTCTCCACGAAGGACGTGGGTGAAGGCATGGGATTGGGCTTGGCAGTCAGCCATCGGATAATAGCGAATCATGGTGGTTCACTGACTGTTAAGAGTAGTCTTGGAGAGTGGACCGAGTTCCGTTTCAACCTCCCGATATCGTCGGACAAAGAGAACCAGGTCTTCCATGGAGTCGTTTCGCACTGA
- a CDS encoding TonB-dependent receptor has protein sequence MTRELLASAAAVALLIGGGGSFAVAQDAGNAGSATPPPAANETLPEVQVIQEKQAPKPKPVKQAKKPAAAAPVVATPVVSEDFAEQTEASSVKMSPMGGSEIPVNKVPGSVFQVNSADIKRDGTVIIQEALQSQIPGVIIGDLQGNQFQTNIQFRGFEASPVNGVPQGLAVYQNGVRINEAFGDIVNWDFLPSNAINNVAVVTGNPVFGLNALGGAVVIDMKDGFNYQGAEIDTRFGSFGRKQVSTEAGLNKGNWGVYGAFEAINDDGFRDFSDAEVRRGYFDLGVKGDGAEFHFNFTGADNHVGVTAAAPEQLLEMGRNLTFTSPQTTDNEMQMYSVNGKVKATDTLTFSGATYYRHFKQSHLDGNLFEDPSNCGGNLCSGGEEVFNAATGDAIPFQTGVAYASIDQTSQNADGAGISLQATEKARLFGHENQFVIGTSYDRGRVAYTAKSELGFMQPKFVVDGQGVIMTNDDLFPRALSTTNDYFGAFFVDTFNITDKLALTVGGRFNYARIELENAGDPDNEELNKLNGVNKYSRFNPSAGLTYTFNPALNWYGGYSEANRAPTAAEIACSDPENPCLIESFLTSDPPLKQVVSRTWETGLRGTVNNWNGSQWDWGVGLFRTENSDDIMSAASTATGRGYFQNVGTTLRQGVEANLAYRSKRLFAYANYTYNDATFQSGIPFFPAPNHPDGPGVFPCPDDPEGGDTGNCTAIHKGDRLAGIPAHTFKTGFDYWMTPKWKFGADLIAASSQFFFEDQANLSRPLAGYAKVNLHTSYDVTDHIQVYGLIENLTDKRYSLYGTYFNVDETNELEDVTGIEFDENNPRTVVPAIPFAAYGGIKVKF, from the coding sequence ATGACTCGTGAATTGCTTGCTTCGGCTGCGGCCGTGGCACTTTTGATTGGCGGTGGCGGGAGTTTTGCCGTCGCACAGGACGCGGGGAACGCGGGATCGGCGACACCTCCGCCGGCAGCAAACGAGACGCTTCCTGAAGTTCAGGTCATTCAAGAAAAGCAGGCGCCCAAGCCGAAGCCCGTCAAGCAGGCAAAGAAACCTGCGGCCGCAGCGCCCGTCGTTGCAACGCCGGTGGTCTCAGAAGATTTCGCTGAGCAGACTGAAGCAAGTTCCGTGAAGATGTCGCCGATGGGTGGCAGTGAAATTCCGGTCAACAAGGTTCCGGGCAGCGTCTTCCAGGTCAATTCCGCCGATATCAAGAGAGACGGAACGGTTATCATTCAGGAAGCGCTTCAGAGCCAGATCCCCGGCGTGATCATCGGCGACCTGCAAGGCAACCAGTTCCAGACCAACATTCAATTCCGTGGTTTCGAGGCTTCGCCGGTGAACGGCGTCCCGCAGGGGCTCGCGGTCTATCAGAACGGCGTTCGGATCAACGAAGCCTTCGGTGATATCGTCAACTGGGACTTCCTGCCGTCGAATGCGATCAACAACGTTGCGGTGGTGACCGGCAATCCCGTCTTCGGTCTCAACGCGCTCGGTGGTGCTGTAGTCATCGATATGAAGGACGGCTTCAACTACCAGGGCGCGGAGATCGACACGCGCTTTGGTTCGTTCGGCCGTAAGCAGGTCTCGACCGAAGCCGGGTTGAACAAAGGCAACTGGGGTGTCTACGGAGCATTTGAGGCCATCAACGACGATGGGTTCCGCGACTTCTCCGACGCTGAAGTCCGCAGAGGTTACTTCGACCTCGGCGTCAAAGGCGACGGCGCAGAGTTTCACTTCAATTTCACCGGCGCGGACAACCACGTTGGCGTGACGGCCGCGGCGCCCGAGCAGCTGCTCGAAATGGGCAGGAATTTGACGTTCACGTCGCCGCAAACGACTGACAACGAGATGCAGATGTACTCGGTGAACGGAAAGGTCAAGGCGACCGACACGCTCACCTTCTCGGGTGCAACGTACTATCGCCATTTCAAACAGAGCCACTTGGACGGCAACCTGTTCGAAGACCCGAGTAACTGCGGCGGAAACCTCTGCTCAGGCGGGGAAGAGGTGTTTAATGCCGCCACAGGCGATGCGATCCCGTTCCAGACTGGCGTCGCTTACGCCTCGATCGACCAGACGTCGCAGAATGCTGACGGCGCTGGTATCAGCCTTCAGGCCACCGAGAAGGCGCGGCTCTTCGGTCACGAAAACCAGTTCGTGATCGGCACCAGCTACGATCGCGGCAGAGTGGCCTACACGGCGAAAAGCGAACTCGGCTTCATGCAGCCGAAATTCGTTGTCGACGGTCAGGGCGTCATCATGACGAACGATGACCTCTTCCCGCGTGCGCTGTCGACGACGAACGATTATTTCGGAGCTTTCTTCGTCGATACGTTCAATATAACGGATAAGCTGGCGTTGACGGTCGGCGGCCGTTTCAACTACGCGCGCATCGAGCTTGAAAATGCCGGCGATCCCGACAACGAAGAGTTGAACAAGCTCAATGGCGTCAACAAGTATAGCCGCTTCAACCCGTCAGCCGGCCTGACCTATACGTTCAACCCAGCTTTGAATTGGTACGGCGGTTATTCGGAAGCCAACCGCGCGCCGACGGCGGCGGAGATCGCTTGCTCCGATCCTGAGAACCCGTGCCTGATCGAGAGCTTCCTGACATCCGATCCGCCGTTGAAGCAGGTCGTCTCTCGCACGTGGGAAACCGGTTTGCGGGGTACGGTCAATAACTGGAACGGATCGCAGTGGGATTGGGGCGTCGGCCTGTTCCGCACTGAGAACTCTGACGACATCATGAGCGCTGCCTCCACTGCGACAGGCCGCGGTTACTTCCAAAACGTCGGCACGACTTTGCGCCAAGGCGTGGAGGCGAACCTTGCCTATCGTTCGAAGCGCCTTTTTGCGTACGCGAACTACACCTATAACGACGCCACGTTCCAATCCGGGATTCCGTTCTTCCCGGCTCCCAACCATCCGGACGGTCCCGGCGTCTTCCCGTGCCCTGACGATCCGGAGGGTGGGGACACCGGAAACTGCACCGCCATTCATAAGGGCGATCGCCTTGCGGGCATTCCGGCCCACACGTTCAAGACAGGTTTCGATTACTGGATGACGCCGAAGTGGAAGTTCGGTGCTGACCTGATCGCCGCAAGCTCGCAGTTCTTCTTCGAGGATCAGGCTAACCTCTCGCGGCCGCTGGCGGGTTACGCCAAGGTCAACTTGCACACGTCCTACGACGTGACGGATCACATCCAGGTTTACGGATTGATCGAGAACCTGACGGACAAGCGCTACTCGCTCTACGGGACCTACTTCAACGTGGACGAAACCAACGAACTCGAGGACGTAACCGGGATCGAGTTCGACGAGAACAACCCGCGGACCGTCGTGCCGGCCATCCCGTTCGCGGCGTACGGTGGCATAAAGGTAAAATTCTAA
- a CDS encoding DUF2076 domain-containing protein gives MNAQEKQLIEDLFARLRNFDGGEKDQEAEWLIQDLIRRSPDAPYYLAQTVIVQQQALERAEARMRELEAAARQPQSTGRGGSFLGGSSVPQSGSRYAPSSAPQQAPDPVAAPGTGPSANSPWGSPAQARGGGGFLSSALTTAAGVAGGVFLADGIRSLFGGGRAYAGGDATSAADQKTIDNLQDQAQDARDDADQAKQDLAADDAAQDEMQDAQDDGNYDWGSDDFDV, from the coding sequence ATGAACGCGCAAGAGAAGCAGCTCATCGAAGATTTGTTTGCGCGCCTCCGCAATTTTGATGGCGGCGAGAAAGATCAGGAAGCGGAATGGCTTATCCAGGATCTCATCAGGCGGTCTCCAGATGCGCCATACTACCTCGCCCAGACAGTGATTGTTCAGCAGCAGGCTCTCGAGCGCGCTGAAGCCCGTATGCGAGAGTTGGAAGCTGCGGCGCGGCAACCCCAGTCTACCGGACGCGGTGGAAGTTTTCTCGGTGGCTCGTCGGTGCCGCAGAGCGGCAGCCGGTATGCGCCGTCGTCTGCACCGCAGCAGGCGCCGGATCCCGTGGCGGCCCCAGGCACCGGTCCATCGGCCAATAGTCCGTGGGGTTCTCCCGCGCAGGCTCGCGGTGGCGGAGGGTTTCTTTCCTCGGCGTTAACGACCGCGGCTGGTGTTGCCGGTGGTGTTTTCCTCGCCGATGGAATCCGCAGCCTCTTTGGTGGCGGGCGTGCCTATGCCGGTGGTGATGCCACGAGTGCGGCCGATCAGAAGACGATCGATAACCTTCAGGACCAGGCGCAGGACGCCCGCGACGATGCCGATCAAGCGAAGCAAGACTTGGCGGCTGACGATGCCGCGCAAGACGAGATGCAAGATGCCCAGGATGATGGCAACTACGATTGGGGCAGCGACGACTTCGACGTCTGA
- a CDS encoding coniferyl aldehyde dehydrogenase, giving the protein MTAHVSVKDDDFLLTGFLSRQRAAFLKDGPPTAAQRRADLLKLKTALQKRRTAFEAAVSKDFGYRSAYETRIMEVTPVIQTINYLRRNLTKWMRPERRRVAIHFLPGRARVVYQPLGVVGIISPWNYPLSLALTPLATAIAAGNRAILKPSELTPATSELLKSMLREIFPEEQVAVVTGGPEIGAAFSRLPFDHLVFTGSTNVGRSVMKEAAENLVPVTLELGGKSPALIGPDADIDAAAVSVAYGKLANAGQTCIAPDYVLVHEKDVGTFVASYDATAHKFYPQGATDRNYTSIVNAKHYSRIQKLIDDAKEKGAKVIEVANDGTADPRKLAPVIVLNVTDDMAIMQQEIFGPALPIMTYRTFDEAIGYINRKPRPLALYYFGQNSDDRQKVLTRTTSGNVTINDTLMHYVQDDLPFGGIGMAGMGAYHGIEGFKSLSHAKGVFEQSKWNLARILHPPFNKTTDKVIRYFQR; this is encoded by the coding sequence ATGACGGCCCACGTTTCAGTCAAGGACGACGACTTCCTGCTGACAGGCTTCCTGAGCAGGCAGCGCGCCGCGTTCCTCAAGGATGGGCCGCCGACTGCCGCGCAACGGCGGGCAGATCTGCTCAAACTGAAGACCGCATTGCAGAAACGGCGAACGGCCTTCGAAGCGGCCGTCAGTAAAGACTTCGGCTACCGGTCTGCCTACGAAACCCGGATCATGGAAGTCACGCCGGTCATTCAGACGATCAATTACCTCCGCCGCAACCTGACGAAATGGATGCGTCCCGAGCGCCGCCGCGTGGCAATCCACTTCCTGCCCGGCCGAGCCCGCGTCGTTTATCAGCCGCTCGGCGTCGTCGGGATCATCTCGCCCTGGAATTATCCGCTGTCGCTCGCCCTTACGCCGCTCGCCACGGCAATCGCGGCAGGCAATCGCGCCATTCTGAAGCCGTCCGAGTTGACGCCCGCGACCAGCGAACTCCTCAAATCGATGTTGCGCGAGATTTTCCCTGAGGAGCAGGTCGCCGTCGTCACCGGCGGACCCGAGATCGGCGCCGCGTTCTCGCGCTTGCCCTTCGATCATCTCGTCTTCACCGGCAGCACCAATGTCGGTCGCTCGGTGATGAAGGAAGCCGCGGAAAATCTAGTTCCTGTCACGCTCGAGCTTGGCGGCAAATCTCCAGCCTTGATCGGCCCGGACGCCGATATCGATGCCGCAGCCGTCAGCGTCGCCTACGGAAAGCTCGCGAATGCCGGGCAAACCTGCATCGCCCCCGACTACGTCCTGGTGCACGAAAAGGACGTGGGCACCTTCGTGGCGTCATACGACGCGACCGCCCACAAATTCTATCCGCAAGGAGCAACCGACCGGAATTACACCTCCATCGTCAACGCCAAGCATTACAGCCGCATTCAGAAGCTGATCGACGATGCGAAGGAAAAAGGCGCCAAGGTTATTGAAGTCGCGAATGACGGCACAGCCGATCCACGCAAGCTTGCACCCGTCATCGTGCTCAATGTCACCGACGACATGGCCATCATGCAGCAGGAAATCTTCGGGCCGGCTCTCCCGATCATGACCTACCGCACCTTTGACGAAGCGATCGGATACATAAACCGCAAGCCTCGGCCGCTGGCGCTCTATTATTTCGGCCAGAACAGCGACGATCGCCAAAAGGTCCTGACGCGGACGACCTCCGGCAACGTCACGATCAACGATACCCTCATGCATTACGTTCAGGACGACCTGCCGTTCGGCGGCATCGGAATGGCAGGCATGGGCGCGTATCACGGGATCGAGGGCTTCAAATCGCTCAGCCATGCGAAAGGCGTCTTCGAGCAGAGCAAGTGGAACCTCGCGCGGATCCTGCACCCGCCATTCAACAAAACGACCGATAAGGTCATCCGCTATTTTCAGCGGTGA
- a CDS encoding general stress protein, which translates to MAQEDRTSKRGFASMDADKQREIARKGGASVPDNERSFSRNHELASQAGRKGGHESGGNFRNDPRRAAEAGRKGGQH; encoded by the coding sequence ATGGCGCAAGAGGACAGAACATCAAAGCGCGGCTTTGCATCCATGGATGCCGACAAGCAGCGTGAGATTGCCCGCAAGGGCGGCGCAAGCGTTCCGGACAATGAGCGCAGCTTTTCGCGGAATCATGAACTTGCGTCTCAGGCCGGAAGAAAAGGCGGCCACGAGAGTGGCGGTAACTTCCGGAATGACCCCCGGCGAGCGGCCGAAGCCGGCCGCAAAGGCGGACAGCACTAG
- a CDS encoding diacylglycerol kinase: MQQTVVRVICAIGQSGQLGLNGELPWEGNRDPEYVADVARFFDITRGHVLMAGAKTIGAVPDFARTDRTLFVLRSHMDPEETLKQFAGRVVFIGGGPPVWDVYARFVSHWDVTRLPYDGPADRWFNPKWLTASARAEGGCHPNPSL; encoded by the coding sequence ATGCAGCAAACAGTGGTCAGGGTCATCTGCGCGATCGGACAGTCCGGTCAGCTTGGCCTCAATGGAGAGCTGCCGTGGGAAGGCAACCGCGACCCTGAATACGTGGCCGACGTCGCCCGATTTTTCGACATCACACGAGGCCACGTCCTAATGGCCGGAGCCAAGACCATTGGAGCTGTCCCCGATTTCGCTCGCACGGATCGCACGCTCTTCGTTTTGCGGTCGCACATGGACCCAGAAGAGACGCTCAAACAATTTGCGGGCCGTGTCGTTTTTATCGGCGGTGGCCCGCCGGTGTGGGACGTCTATGCGCGCTTCGTCAGCCACTGGGACGTAACGCGCCTACCCTACGACGGCCCTGCGGACCGGTGGTTCAATCCCAAATGGTTGACGGCATCGGCCCGTGCCGAAGGCGGTTGCCACCCCAATCCTTCCCTCTAA